The DNA sequence CGCGACTCGCGGCTGCAACGTGGAGATCGACGGCCCCTCTTCCCTTGTCACCAGCGTCCATCCGGGTCATCTCTTCACGGTGTTCGAATCGCTGCTCGACAATGCGATTCACTTCAGCAGGCGTGGGGATTGCATTCAAATTCGGATCACAGCCGATCCGATGCAGTCCTTCGTTTCCTTCATCGATCGTGGACCGGGAATCGACCCCGATCGCCTCGCAACGCTCTTCGACGGGCTCGACGTGTCCGATATCAAGCACCATTCCTCGGCGCCCGGTCTGAGCCTCGCGATCGCGCACGGCCTCCTGTCCGCCATGGGCGGGGACCTCTCGGTCGAATCCAGCCCGGGGTGCGGCTCGGAGTTCCGCGTCACGCTCCCCCGAGTCCAAGAGCCCCTCGGAGCGGTCCGGTAAGTCGCAGGAATCGCGTGCGTTCGGCCGCACGCTCGTGGGCCCCCGGTTCCCTGGGCACGCGCTCCATTCGTCCTCGGCACCGTCGCAACCTAAAGATCGCCCCCGAAGTACCGATCAGATCGGGGAATAGGGCCACTCGATACTCCCCCCGGGGGTTTTGCATGGAGCGTCCGCGCGTCCTCGTCGTCGATGATGAAAAGACGGTCCAACACGTCCTGACGACGCTGCTCCAACAGCAGGGCTATGAAACCGAGTCGGCCGGATCCGCGGAAGTGGCGCTATCGAAGCTTGACGGCGGCCCGATTTCTGTCGCGTTCCTGGATATCGTTCTCCCCGGAATGAACGGGCTCGAGCTCCTTGCTCGAATCAAGGCGCGCGATCCGGACGCGGAAGTCATCATGATGACCAGTCACGCCTCCGCGAAGACCGCCATCGAGGCTCTCCGGAAGGGAGCCTACGACTACATCGACAAGCCCTTCGAGCTGGACCACGTCGTTGCCGTCGCCGAGCGCGCGACGTCGCAGCGACGACTCCGCCTGGAGAACCGGCGCCTTCAGGAAGAGCAGGTTCGGCAGAATCAAGTTCTGCGGGAAGCCGTGAAGCGCCTCGGCTCGTTGAATTCCGCCGGCATCGGCCTCGCCGCCATTTCCTCCATCGGAAGTCTCCTCGACTTCATCGTGGAGCTGGTCTCGGACGAGCTCGACGCGGAGCGCGTGTCCCTGATGCTCGTGAACGAGCTGGGCACGGAGCTTACGATCGCCGCATCCCGCGGCCTCGATCCGAGCATCGTGACCCAGACCCGCGTGCCGCTCGGGGTGGGAGTCGCCGGCCGCGTGGCCAAGGAGGGGAAAGAGCTCTACTCGAACAGCGATCTGGAACACCCGTCGGTCGAAGCCGGGGGGCATCCCGGCGCCGAGGGTCCCTTCGCCTCCATCCCGATCTCCGTCAGCATCCCGATTCGGACGCCGACGAACGTGCTGGGGGTCCTCAACGTCACGGGCCGACGCGAGAGGCGACCCTTCACCCGGGACGATACCTCCTACCTCTCATCCCTGGCGGGCCAACTAGCCGTGGCCATCGAGCGCGCTCGCAATGCGGATGACTTGCGGCGCGCGTACGACAATCTGCGGCGCACCCAGGACCAGCTCGTCGCGACCGGACGCCTCAAAGCCATCGGCGAGATGGCCGCGGGAGTGGCCCATGATTTCAACAACCTCCTCAACGGAATCTTGGTCAACAGCCAGCTCATTCAACGCGATCTGGACCAAGTCGGTGTCCCGCTCGATCGTCTGAAGAAGCAGGCGAGCCTGGTCGAGAAGCTCGCGCTTCAGGGCGCCGATACCGTGCGGCGGCTGCAGGACTTTGCGGGACTTCGGAAAGATCGACCCTCCGAGCGGGTGGACCTCAACGATGTCGCTCGCCGAGCCGTGGAATTGACGACTCCGAAGTGGCAAGGCGAATTGGGGGCCTCGGGAATCCGAATCGAGATCGAGGTCTCCCTTCCCTCGATCCCCGCCATCACTGGGAATGTCCGCGAGCTGACGCAAGCCGTCAGCAACTTGATCTTCAACGCCGTCGAGGCCATGCCGATGGGGGGATCGATCGGGATCGCTACCTCCGTGGATGACCGAGGTGTCCGGCTCACCGTCTCCGACACGGGGTGTGGGATGAGCCAGGAGACCCGGGAACGGCTCTTTGAATCCTTCTTCACGACGAAGGCCCATGGACAAGGACTCGGCATGAGCGTCGTTCACGGGATCGTTCGACGCCTCGGCGGGGAGATCGAGATCGAGAGTCGTCCGGGGGAAGGTACGTCCATCGGCCTCGTCTTCCCACCGGCTCCTCCGCACGCGACCCCCAGCGAACTGGCGCGGTCGGCCGATTCCACCTCTCCGGCGGAACGGGGGAGGGTCCTGGTCGTCGATGACGATGAAATAAACCGGGAAATCTGCGTTGAGGTGCTGGCGCCGCTCGGCCATGAAGTCCACACCGCGTCCAGCGGGAGTGAAGCGCTGCAACGAATCACTCGGGATCGCTTCGATCTCGTGATCACCGACTTGAGCATACCAGGGACATCGGGCTGGAACGTCGCCAAGCAAGTCAAGGAAGCCTCTCCCTCCACGCGCGTCATGCTCCTGAGCGGCTGGAGCGTGCAGCAGGATCCCGAGCAGATCATGGCGGGAGGAATCGACCTGGTTCTGTCGAAGCCCGTCCAGGTCAACGAGCTGGCGCAGGCTGTGCAGAGGCTCCTCCGCGACAAGCGGCTTGGTCCTCACCCCGTGGGCGAGAAATCGAGCCAAGGCTCGTGAAGCCCCGGCGGCTCTCCCTTTTCACGATCGCAGGCCTTCTCGCGTGCGGCTGCTTCATTCCCTGCACCAACGCCACGGCTCTCACCATCGTTCGTTACCTGGACGGCGTCGGAGACGGCAGCGACGTTCCTATCGCGCAGATGAAGGCGTCCACTCCCACCGACACCACGCTCG is a window from the Candidatus Eisenbacteria bacterium genome containing:
- a CDS encoding response regulator, which translates into the protein MERPRVLVVDDEKTVQHVLTTLLQQQGYETESAGSAEVALSKLDGGPISVAFLDIVLPGMNGLELLARIKARDPDAEVIMMTSHASAKTAIEALRKGAYDYIDKPFELDHVVAVAERATSQRRLRLENRRLQEEQVRQNQVLREAVKRLGSLNSAGIGLAAISSIGSLLDFIVELVSDELDAERVSLMLVNELGTELTIAASRGLDPSIVTQTRVPLGVGVAGRVAKEGKELYSNSDLEHPSVEAGGHPGAEGPFASIPISVSIPIRTPTNVLGVLNVTGRRERRPFTRDDTSYLSSLAGQLAVAIERARNADDLRRAYDNLRRTQDQLVATGRLKAIGEMAAGVAHDFNNLLNGILVNSQLIQRDLDQVGVPLDRLKKQASLVEKLALQGADTVRRLQDFAGLRKDRPSERVDLNDVARRAVELTTPKWQGELGASGIRIEIEVSLPSIPAITGNVRELTQAVSNLIFNAVEAMPMGGSIGIATSVDDRGVRLTVSDTGCGMSQETRERLFESFFTTKAHGQGLGMSVVHGIVRRLGGEIEIESRPGEGTSIGLVFPPAPPHATPSELARSADSTSPAERGRVLVVDDDEINREICVEVLAPLGHEVHTASSGSEALQRITRDRFDLVITDLSIPGTSGWNVAKQVKEASPSTRVMLLSGWSVQQDPEQIMAGGIDLVLSKPVQVNELAQAVQRLLRDKRLGPHPVGEKSSQGS